A window of the Helicobacter sp. 11S03491-1 genome harbors these coding sequences:
- the guaA gene encoding glutamine-hydrolyzing GMP synthase has product MGNVEILVLDFGSQFTQLIARRLREFGIYAEIVPYFEKFEAIQIRRPKGIILSGGPASIYEKDAYKPDVRIFELGIPILGICYGMQYLMDYFGGKVERANAHEYGKANLEIKTQSILFEGCKNGAVVWMSHGDRVVKLAEGFSGIAESKNSIYACVSHEKLRIYAVQFHPEVAHSQEGGKYLFNFASKICGASTDWNMKNFAQNEIIKLREKIANGKVLCAVSGGVDSSVVATLLYRAIGDRLIPVFVDHGLLRSGERESVEMMFAKNLGVPLISIDASELFLGRLSGISDPETKRKIIGETFIEVFEKEAKKYNINGEIKYLAQGTLYPDVIESVSVKGPSKTIKSHHNVGGLPEWMKFELIEPLRELFKDEVRSLGRELGMPEVMLMRHPFPGPGLAIRIMGEVNKADLKLLRQADKVFLEELHKSGFYHKVWQAFCVLLNVKSVGVMGDNRTYDNTICIRVVEAVDGMSATFAHLPHELLESISNRIINEVVGINRVVYDITSKPPGTIEWE; this is encoded by the coding sequence TTGGGTAATGTAGAAATTTTAGTTTTAGATTTTGGGAGTCAATTTACCCAACTTATTGCTCGAAGATTGCGAGAATTTGGTATTTATGCCGAGATTGTGCCTTATTTTGAAAAATTTGAAGCAATTCAGATAAGAAGACCAAAGGGAATTATTTTGAGTGGGGGTCCTGCAAGCATATATGAAAAAGATGCTTATAAACCTGATGTGAGGATATTTGAACTTGGCATTCCTATACTTGGGATTTGTTATGGGATGCAATATTTGATGGATTATTTTGGAGGAAAGGTTGAGAGAGCCAATGCACATGAGTATGGTAAGGCAAATTTAGAAATAAAAACTCAGAGTATTTTGTTTGAAGGTTGCAAAAATGGGGCTGTAGTGTGGATGAGTCATGGGGATAGGGTTGTAAAACTTGCAGAAGGGTTTAGTGGGATTGCAGAAAGCAAAAATTCAATCTATGCATGTGTAAGCCATGAAAAATTAAGAATCTATGCAGTGCAGTTTCATCCGGAAGTTGCCCATTCTCAAGAAGGTGGAAAATATTTGTTTAATTTTGCATCTAAAATTTGTGGGGCATCTACAGATTGGAATATGAAAAATTTTGCGCAAAATGAAATTATCAAGCTTAGAGAAAAGATTGCAAATGGAAAAGTTTTGTGCGCAGTCAGCGGGGGAGTAGATTCAAGCGTGGTTGCGACACTTCTTTATCGTGCCATTGGCGATCGCCTTATCCCGGTATTTGTGGATCACGGATTATTAAGAAGTGGCGAGAGAGAAAGTGTTGAGATGATGTTTGCAAAAAATTTAGGCGTACCTCTTATTAGCATAGATGCTAGTGAGTTATTTTTGGGAAGACTCTCCGGAATAAGCGACCCTGAAACTAAGCGTAAAATTATTGGGGAAACTTTTATTGAGGTATTTGAAAAAGAGGCTAAAAAATATAATATTAATGGTGAAATTAAATATCTTGCGCAAGGCACGCTTTATCCCGATGTTATCGAATCAGTGAGTGTAAAAGGACCTTCTAAAACTATCAAATCTCACCATAATGTTGGGGGATTGCCTGAGTGGATGAAATTTGAACTTATTGAACCTTTGCGTGAATTGTTTAAAGATGAAGTGCGCTCTTTAGGGCGCGAGTTGGGAATGCCTGAGGTAATGCTTATGCGCCATCCTTTTCCTGGTCCGGGACTTGCTATTCGTATCATGGGTGAGGTAAATAAAGCAGATTTAAAATTGCTGCGTCAAGCTGATAAGGTTTTTTTAGAAGAACTGCATAAGAGTGGGTTTTATCATAAAGTGTGGCAGGCATTTTGTGTGTTATTGAATGTCAAAAGCGTTGGTGTAATGGGGGATAATCGCACTTATGATAATACTATTTGCATTCGGGTTGTGGAAGCAGTCGATGGAATGAGCGCTACTTTTGCGCATCTTCCCCATGAGTTGCTTGAGAGTATTAGTAATCGTATTATTAATGAAGTTGTAGGCATTAATCGGGTCGTTTATGATATCACTTCCAAACCCCCCGGCACTATTGAATGGGAATGA
- a CDS encoding relaxase/mobilization nuclease domain-containing protein: protein MRTITKVPMRVITKIPLDYKVDNDEPLFEFEPIKRVRTITNYANNSNYSFIFFKRFKNYNPSNELSLDNRKNIVIKNIGNLNAKHLKNVLDYVLRNSEDKIAINEYFEFKTYKEILENWQENFSMKESAKEAMHLVFSLKETHSQSIMEILKHSVYETMRANLSEYSFVLIPHSHQSNPHIHCIINKTNTWTGKKLHFAKKSDCRDFFFKLKEDFKNEVYYLSGGKLDYKNDVKLKFNNLFKELQTLNEESKSFNHQGFYSQSIKDLNKQHLKIKNNISSLELKIMRLYQHKDSSKNNQDKFQNDNLFSELSSEDRAKEMKILQSKIAIHNKKLKEIEEIMKKLLDWDSNFNNFTKSFNLFEKKKILYDSIIKMKPYVSKTLFKNLHLLENQLNQEKNYIQDGLEEIDRGFDKNVFLNEKSNMFALNKKYQQLKNYTRMLKEFQTQDSGFNPKEAFN, encoded by the coding sequence ATGAGAACCATTACAAAAGTTCCAATGAGGGTTATTACAAAAATTCCTTTAGACTATAAGGTTGATAATGATGAGCCTTTATTTGAATTTGAGCCTATTAAAAGAGTTAGAACTATTACTAATTATGCTAATAACTCAAATTATTCTTTTATATTCTTTAAAAGATTTAAAAATTACAATCCATCAAATGAACTCTCTTTAGACAATCGCAAAAATATTGTTATTAAAAATATTGGTAATCTCAACGCAAAACATTTAAAAAATGTTCTAGATTATGTTTTAAGAAATTCTGAAGATAAAATTGCTATTAATGAATATTTTGAATTTAAAACTTACAAAGAGATCTTGGAAAATTGGCAAGAAAACTTTAGCATGAAAGAATCTGCAAAAGAAGCTATGCACTTAGTCTTTTCTTTAAAAGAAACCCATTCTCAATCTATCATGGAGATTTTAAAACATTCTGTGTATGAAACAATGAGAGCTAATTTGAGTGAATATTCATTTGTTTTGATCCCACATTCTCATCAAAGTAACCCACACATTCACTGCATTATCAATAAGACCAATACTTGGACCGGGAAAAAACTACATTTTGCCAAAAAAAGTGATTGTAGAGATTTTTTCTTCAAACTCAAAGAAGATTTTAAGAATGAAGTTTACTATTTAAGTGGAGGTAAGCTTGATTACAAAAATGATGTTAAATTAAAGTTTAATAATCTCTTTAAAGAGCTTCAGACTCTAAATGAAGAATCTAAAAGCTTTAATCATCAAGGCTTTTATTCTCAAAGTATCAAAGATTTAAACAAGCAACATTTAAAAATCAAAAACAATATTTCAAGTTTAGAATTAAAGATAATGAGACTTTATCAGCATAAAGATTCAAGCAAGAATAATCAAGATAAGTTTCAAAATGACAATTTATTCAGTGAGTTAAGTTCAGAGGATAGAGCTAAAGAGATGAAAATTTTACAAAGTAAAATAGCGATTCATAATAAAAAGCTAAAAGAGATTGAAGAGATTATGAAAAAACTATTAGACTGGGACTCCAACTTCAATAATTTTACAAAATCTTTCAATCTCTTTGAAAAAAAGAAGATTCTATATGATTCTATTATAAAAATGAAGCCTTATGTCTCAAAAACTCTTTTTAAAAATCTTCATCTCTTAGAAAATCAACTCAATCAAGAGAAAAATTATATTCAAGATGGCTTAGAGGAGATCGACAGAGGTTTTGATAAGAATGTTTTTCTGAATGAAAAA